Proteins encoded by one window of Panicum virgatum strain AP13 chromosome 7N, P.virgatum_v5, whole genome shotgun sequence:
- the LOC120682279 gene encoding beta-D-xylosidase 4-like gives MAAAAPPFPASAAAALLLLPLLLCLSGGCNAQTPVFACDASNATLAAYGFCNRSATAAARAADLVSRLTLAEKVGFLVDKQAALPRLGIPAYEWWSEALHGVSYVGPGTRFSPLVPGATSFPQPILTAASFNATLFRAIGEVVSNEARAMHNVGLAGLTFWSPNINIFRDPRWGRGQETPGEDPLLTSKYAVGYVTGLQDAGSGAGDSLKVAACCKHYTAYDVDNWKGVERYTFNAVVSQQDLDDTFQPPFKSCVVDGNVASVMCSYNQVNGTPTCADKDLLSGVIRGDWKLNGYISSDCDSVDVLYNNQHYTKTPEDAAAISIKAGLDLNCGNFLAQHTVAAVQAGKLSESDVDRAITNNFITLMRLGFFDGDPRELPFGSLGPSDVCTSSNQELAREAARQGIVLLKNNGALPLSTKSIKSMAVIGPNANASFTMIGNYEGTPCKYTTPLQGLGANVATVYQPGCTNVGCSGNSLQLDAATKAAASADVTVLIVGADQSIERESLDRTSLLLPGQQPQLVSAVANASSGPCILVIMSGGPFDISFAKSSDKIAAILWVGYPGEAGGAAIADVLFGYHNPSGRLPVSWYPESFTKIPMTDMRMRPDPSTGYPGRTYRFYTGDTVYAFGDGLSYTNYAHRLVSAPTQVAVQLAEGHACLTEQCLSVEAEGGHCENLAFDVHLRVRNAGKVGGAHTVFLFSSPPAVHNAPAKHLLGFEKVSLEPGQAGVVAFKVDVCRDLSVVDELGNRKVALGSHTLHVGDLKHTLNLRV, from the exons atggccgcggcggcgcctccgttCCCGgcctcagcggcggcggcgctgctcctgctgccgctgctgctctgcCTGAGCGGCGGATGCAATGCGCAGACGCCGGTGTTCGCGTGCGACGCGTCGAACGCGACGCTGGCGGCGTACGGGTTCTGCAACCGGtcggcgacggccgcggcgcgcgcggcggaccTGGTGTCGCGGCTGACGCTGGCGGAGAAGGTGGGGTTCCTGGTGGACAAGCAGGCGGCGCTGCCCCGGCTGGGCATCCCGGCGTACGAGTGGTGGTCAGAGGCGCTGCACGGCGTGTCCTACGTGGGCCCCGGCACGCGGTTCTCGCCGCTGGTGCCCGGCGCCACCAGCTTCCCGCAGCCCATCCTCACGGCGGCGTCCTTCAACGCCACGCTCTTCCGCGCCATCGGCGAG GTGGTGTCGAACGAGGCGCGGGCGATGCACAACGTGGGGCTGGCGGGGCTCACGTTCTGGAGCCCCAACATCAACATCTTCCGGGACCCGCGGTGGGGCCGCGGGCAGGAGACCCCCGGCGAGGACCCGCTGCTCACCAGCAAGTACGCCGTCGGCTACGTCACCGGGCTGCAGGacgccggctccggcgccggcgacagccTCAAGGTCGCCGCCTGCTGCAAGCACTACACCGCCTACGACGTCGACAACTGGAAGGGCGTCGAGCGCTACACCTTCAACGCCGTC GTGTCGCAGCAGGATCTGGACGATACGTTCCAGCCGCCGTTCAAGAGCTGCGTGGTCGACGGGAACGTGGCCAGCGTCATGTGCTCCTACAATCAGGTCAACGGGACGCCCACCTGCGCAGACAAGGATCTCCTGTCAGGAGTCATCAGAGGGGACTGGAAGCTGAACGG ATACATTTCATCAGACTGTGACTCGGTTGATGTGCTGTACAATAACCAGCACTACACCAAAACCCCCGAGGACGCGGCCGCCATCTCGATCAAAGCAG GGCTGGACCTCAACTGCGGCAATTTCCTGGCGCAGCACACCGTGGCGGCCGTTCAGGCCGGCAAGCTCTCGGAGTCCGACGTCGACCGGGCCATCACCAACAACTTCATCACGCTCATGCGGCTGGGCTTCTTCGACGGCGACCCGCGGGAGCTCCCGTTCGGCAGCCTCGGCCCCAGCGACGTGTGCACGTCCTCCAACCAGGAGCTGGCGCGCGAGGCCGCGCGCCAGGGCATCGTGCTCCTCAAGAACAATGGCGCGCTCCCGCTCTCCACCAAGTCCATCAAGTCCATGGCCGTCATTGGCCCCAACGCCAATGCCAGCTTCACCATGATCGGCAACTACGAAG GCACGCCGTGCAAGTACACGACGCCGCTGCAGGGCCTGGGCGCGAACGTGGCCACCGTGTACCAGCCGGGCTGCACAAACGTCGGGTGCAGCGGGAACagcctccagctcgacgccgccaCGAAGGCCGCGGCCAGCGCTGACGTGACCGTGCTGATCGTCGGCGCCGACCAGTCCATCGAGCGCGAGAGCCTGGACCGGACGAGCCTCCTCCTGCCGGGCCAGCAGCCGCAGCTCGTGTCCGCGGTCGCCAACGCATCCAGCGGCCCGTGCATCCTCGTCATCATGTCCGGCGGGCCGTTCGACATCTCGTTCGCCAAGTCCAGCGACAAGATCGCCGCGATTCTTTGGGTCGGCTACCCCGGcgaagccggcggcgccgccatcgccgacgTTCTCTTCGGATACCACAATCCAA GTGGAAGGTTGCCGGTGTCGTGGTACCCCGAGTCGTTCACCAAGATCCCGATGACTGACATGCGCATGCGGCCGGACCCGTCGACCGGGTACCCCGGGCGGACGTACCGGTTCTACACCGGCGACACGGTGTACGCCTTCGGGGACGGCCTGAGCTACACCAACTACGCGCACCGCCTCGTGTCCGCGCCGACGCAGGTGGCCGTGCAGCTCGCGGAGGGCCACGCGTGCCTGACCGAGCAGTGCCTGTCCGTGGAGGCGGAGGGCGGGCACTGCGAGAACCTGGCGTTCGACGTGCACCTCCGGGTGCGGAACGCGGGCAAGGTGGGCGGCGCGCACACGGTGTTCCTGttctcgtcgccgccggcggtgcACAACGCGCCGGCGAAGCACCTGCTGGGGTTCGAGAAGGTGTCCCTGGAGCCCGGGCAGGCCGGCGTGGTGGCGTTCAAGGTGGACGTGTGCAGGGACCTCAGCGTCGTGGACGAGCTCGGCAACCGGAAGGTGGCGCTGGGCAGCCACACGCTGCACGTCGGGGACCTCAAGCACACGCTCAACTTGAGGGTGTAA